From the genome of Armatimonadota bacterium:
TCTGGCGCATGCTCACTATCCATTCTATGCTAGTGCCGCCGCGTTCGGCGTGGGAGCACCATGCTGCGGTCGGCGCTCCAAGAGGAGCGGTAAGGAGTGTCAGAGCACCGGCAAGAGGGGAGGCAAAGGCGTGGTCCTGAAGGTGGTAGTCTTCGGTGCCGGTGCGGCGCTGATGGGCCTGGAGATCGTTGGCAGCCGCGTGCTGGCCCCCTACTTCGGTTCGTCGGTCTACGTCTGGGGAAGTCTTATCAGCATCTTCCTCGGAGCGCTCTCGCTGGGCTACTACGTCGGCGGCCGGGTGGCCGACCGCTGGCCGCGCCCCGCGGTGCTGGCCACCGCACTCTTCGCCGCCGGAGTGCTGATCATCTTCCTCCCCCTCCTCTCCCGCCCGATCCTGGAGCGCTTCGCCGACTGGGACCTGGGCCCGCGGATGAGCCCCCTGGTGACATCCACCATCCTCTTCGCGCCGGCCAGCGTGCTGCTGGGGATGACCTCCCCCTTTGCCGTCAAGCTGGCGGCCACCGACCTCTCCACGGTGGGTAACGTGGCGGGCCTCCTCTACGCTATCTCCACCGCCGGCAGCATCGCCGGCACGCTGCTCACTGCCTTCTTCCTCATCCCCACCTTCGGCGTGCGGGCGATCCTATACATACTGGGCAGCTCCCTGGTCGTCTTCTCCCTGCTGCTGCTGGCCGGAGTGCGGGCCCCCCGGGCCATGCGTCAGGCTGTCGCCGCCCTGGTGGCGGTGGTGCTGCTGGCCGGACCGGGGCGGGCGGCCGTGCCTGCCCCATCGCCCGCAGCCGAACCCAAGATCGTCTTCGAGAAGGACAGCGCCTACCACCGCATCCGCGTGGAGGATTACAGCACCGTCCGCTTCCTCCGGTTCGACCGCTCCTTCCAGGGGGGGATGTACCTGCACGACCCGTTCGAGAGCCCCTTCAAGTACACCGACTACGCCCACCTGGCCTGGGTCTTCCACCCCGACATCAGGCGGGTGCTGGTGGTTGGGCTGGGCGCAGGGTCCATCCCCAAGCGGTTCTGGCGCGACTACCCGGGGGTGACGGTGGAGTCGGTGGAGCTGGACCCGGTGGTGGTGGACGTGGCCAGGCGGTTTTTCGAGGTGAAGGAAGACGCGCGGCAACGGGTCAGCGTGCAGGACGGCAGGGCCTTCGTGCGGCGCAGTGACGCCCGCTACGACCTCATCGTCATGGACGCCTACTACGCCGAGGGGATCCCTTTCCACCTGGCCACGCGGGAGTTCTTCGAGCTGGCCCGCAGCCGGCTGACGCCCCAGGGGCTCATCGCCGCCAACATTGTGGGCGCCCTGGAGGGCGGCGAGAGCAAGCTCTTCCGCGCCCTCTACAAGACCTACGGCCAGGTCTTCGCCGGCCTCTACCCCTTCCCCGTGGCCTACACGCCGCAGCGGGACGGCACCGCCGTGCGCACCATCATC
Proteins encoded in this window:
- a CDS encoding fused MFS/spermidine synthase, translated to MVLKVVVFGAGAALMGLEIVGSRVLAPYFGSSVYVWGSLISIFLGALSLGYYVGGRVADRWPRPAVLATALFAAGVLIIFLPLLSRPILERFADWDLGPRMSPLVTSTILFAPASVLLGMTSPFAVKLAATDLSTVGNVAGLLYAISTAGSIAGTLLTAFFLIPTFGVRAILYILGSSLVVFSLLLLAGVRAPRAMRQAVAALVAVVLLAGPGRAAVPAPSPAAEPKIVFEKDSAYHRIRVEDYSTVRFLRFDRSFQGGMYLHDPFESPFKYTDYAHLAWVFHPDIRRVLVVGLGAGSIPKRFWRDYPGVTVESVELDPVVVDVARRFFEVKEDARQRVSVQDGRAFVRRSDARYDLIVMDAYYAEGIPFHLATREFFELARSRLTPQGLIAANIVGALEGGESKLFRALYKTYGQVFAGLYPFPVAYTPQRDGTAVRTIILLATPRSGLTRPQILQAVLQLRRSRKVTLPLHTFVDDYYDRPIPTSDVPVLTDDYAPVDILPVWGWEPERR